Proteins encoded within one genomic window of Cucumis sativus cultivar 9930 chromosome 3, Cucumber_9930_V3, whole genome shotgun sequence:
- the LOC101219109 gene encoding uncharacterized protein LOC101219109, whose translation MEGSTKNVLLSSGGDEISKNLALHLARRGCRLVLIGNECVLQSMSKMIAESLKGVLPIEVVGVDMEEEREAAFDEAVNRACGILGTLDAFVHAYSYEGPIQDALQLSEEEFKKIVKINLMASWFLMKAVCRRMRDQKSGGSVIFLTTLIGAERGLYPGGAAYGSCSAGLQQLARTSALDVGKYKIRVNAIARGLHLDDGYPVSVGKERAEKQVKDAAPLERWLDVKDDLASTVIYLISDGSRYMTGTTIFVDGAQSLVRPRMRSYM comes from the exons ATGGAGGGATCGACCAAGAACGTCTTACTTTCTTCCGGTGGGGATGAGATCTCCAAGAATCTGGCTCTTCATCTTGCCAGAAGGGGTTGCAG ATTAGTTTTGATTGGAAATGAGTGTGTTCTTCAGAGCATGAGTAAGATGATAGCGGAATCGTTAAAGGGTGTACTGCCAATTGAGGTTGTTGGGGTGGACatggaagaagagagagaggcGGCTTTTGATGAGGCTGTGAACAGGGCATGCGGTATTTTGGGAACTTTGGATGCTTTCGTCCATGCTTATTCTTATGAAG GTCCCATACAAGATGCTTTACAACTATCTGAAGAGGAATTCAAAAAGATTGTTAAGATAAATTTGATGGCCTCATGGTTTCTGATGAAGGCTGTTTGTCGAAGAATGCGAGACCAGAAATCAGGAGGttcagtaatttttttaaccacCTTAATTGGTGCTGAGAGGGGATTGTATCCAGGAGGAGCTGCATATGGATCATGCTCAGCAGGCTTACAGCAGTTAGCTCGA ACTTCAGCTCTGGATGTTGGAAAGTATAAGATCAGGGTCAACGCAATCGCTCGTGGATTGCACCTGGATGATGGATATCCTGTATCAGTGGGCAAGGAACGTGCAGAGAAGCAAGTCAAGGATGCAGCCCCGCTAGAAAGATGGCTCGATGTCAAGGATGATTTAGCTTCAACTGTCATTTATCTAATCAGCGATGGGTCACGGTACATGACTGGAACAACCATCTTTGTTGATGGGGCACAGTCTCTAGTGAGGCCACGCATGCGCTCATATATGTAG